In the genome of Nomascus leucogenys isolate Asia chromosome 12, Asia_NLE_v1, whole genome shotgun sequence, the window AAATCAGCAGATCAAAGCATGATGTAGgctgataataaataaatacataaaatagaaagCAGCAGGACTTACTTGGAATAAAGAATTGCTGAAAATCCCAGTGCTGGGATCCTAAGGCTTCCCAGGCCCACGAAAGTGAATGGGAGTGAGAAACTGACTTGAGGTCATTTTAGATGTGGTGACTCTAAAACACGAGTAGGGGCTGGGTGCCGTAgccacaactgtaatcccagcgctttgggagaggccacttgagcccaaaagtttgagaccagcctggcaacaggatgaagctccgtctctacaaaaaaaaaaaaagccaggtgtggtggtgtgcacctgtactcccagctacgcaggaggctggggcaagaggctccttgagcctggaaggtcgagatGGAGTGAGCCAtggtcgtaccactgcactgcagcctaggcgacagagtgagaccctgtaccaaaaaaataataatataaactaaaataaaaggtgagcagggccaggcacagtggctcatgcctataatcccagctctttgggaggccaaggcaggaggatcacttgagtccaggaattcaagaccagtctggacaacagagtgagaccctgtctctacaaaaaataaaagtagctgggtgtgatgatgcatgcctatagtcccagctacttgagaggctgaggcagaaggatagcttgagcccaggagttcaagactgcagccgtgattgcaccagtgcactcccgtctgggcaacagagcgagactctgtctccaaaaaaagcaaaaaacaaaccaaaaaaacaacaaaggtgAGCAGGAGGCTCtcatcctccctcctctccccacagaAGCCTTGTACTACACAGATGACACAGCCATGGCCAGGGCCCTGGTGCAGTCCCTGCTAGCCAAGGAGGCCTTTGACGAGGTGGACATGGCTCACAGGTGAGGGGGATGGTCCTGGGCTGAGGCAAACCAGGTGGGAAAGTTATTGCACCCCTTGACCAGAGGAATGACATCTGTGCATGTCCGTGCCCCCACCCTCCACAGGAGCCTGTGTCTGGCTGGCACAGCTTCCCAAGCTAAAACAGCAGCACTGCTGGTGCAGTCTCCTTAGGCCCCCGaggctttctctttttccaaacCAGCCTCGATTTCTTCTCTCCCAACCCTTAGAGGCATCTTGTAAATCCCAATTCTGTCTCCCCTTCTGTTCCCTAGATTTGCTCAGGAGTACAAGAAAGACCCCGACAGGGGCTATGGTGCTGGAGTAGTCACTGTCTTCAAGAAGCTCCTGAACCCCAAATGTCGCGATGTCTTTGAGCCTGCGCGGGCCCAGTTTAACGGGAAAGGCTCCTATGGCAATGGAGGTGCCATGCGGGTGGCTGGCATCTCCCTGGCCTATAGCAGTGTCCAGGATGTGCAGAAGGTATTCAGGGCGGGCTGGCTTCTGAGCTGACCCCTTCCTCTTCTGCAGCAGGGCTTCTGTGACAGCAGGTCTCTTCCTCCCTAGTTTGCCCGGCTCTCAGCCCAGCTGACACACGCCTCCTCCCTGGGTTACAATGGCGCCATCCTGCAGGCCCTGGCTGTGCACCTGGCCTTGCAGGGCGAGTCTTCCAGCGAGCACTTTCTCAAGCAACTCCTGGGCCACATGGAGGATCTGGAGGGTGATGCCCAGTCCGTTTTGGATGCCAGGGAGTGAGTATGGGGCTGGAGGTGTGTGGTGTGGGTATGTGGGTGATCCAGGGGGCCTCTGGCATTGCCGCAAACTGAAACCTTCCTTCCTTAATTGCAGACCCTAGGGAGGCATGGGCAGAAGCCCCTTTATCTTGTCTGTATTTCAAGCTCTCAGCGTCCCAGAGAACAAAACAACTTGCTCACCTCCAGCCCTCTCCCACCTCTTGTCAGGGCACCTGCGCCTGGCTGGCAGCCTGACCACATCCCTGCTCGTTCTCACAtgcagccccctcccctgcccgcACCGCCACCCTGCTAGCTCTGACCTCCCTGAAATCTCCCCCAACCCACAGGTTGGGCATGGAGGAGCGTCCGTACTCCAGCCGCCTGAAGAAGATTGGAGAGCTTCTAGACCAGGCATCGGTGACCAGGGAGGAAGTAGTGTCTGAGCTAGGTGAGTGGGTCTGCCTGGCATCGTCTCTCCCTCTGTCGTCCTTCAGGGTCTGTCTTGGGCTCAGGGGAGCATGGAGTCATGCCTGCTGTCACATTGTACCCTGGGCTGCTGTGACACACAGAGTCAATGGCAGGGTTGAGCTCAGTGCTTCTTGCTCTGAAGCTACAGCACCGTCAGCCTGTGGATCATTGTCCTCAGAAATGGCAGCTGGCCCCTAGTCGTAAAAATGTTGATAATGGATTTTATTTATCTGGCATCTATACTGGGCGCTGTGCAGAATGCTTCGCAGACACGATCTCGcttcatcctcacaacagccctgtcaGAGAGTTGCTAACGTTACTCCATGCCTGCTTAAGGAGTTGAATCTGGGAGCAGGAAGCTCAGCGGTCCCCTAGGTAACTCTCCCAGTCACGCAGCCAGTatgtggtggagccaggatttgagcccaggaggtctaacTGTAGAGCCTGAGATCTTAGTCACAGcctgcttgaagccaagagtgcTGACTTGTGTCAAATGGTAGGAGGCCTGGGGATGCATGGAGCCCCTCTAACCTGGCTTCCCCACAGGGAATGGCATTGCTGCCTTTGAGTCAGTACCCACCGCCATCTACTGCTTCCTGCGCTGCATGGAGCCAGACCCTGAGATCCCTTCTGCCTTTAATAGCCTTCAAAGGACTCTCATCTATTCCATCTCacttggtggggacacagacaccATTGCCACCATGGCTGGGGCCATTGCTGGTGCCTACTATGGGATGGATCAGGTGCCAGAGAGCTGGCAGCAAAGCTGTGAAGGCTATGAGGAGACAGACATCCTGGCCCAAAGCCTGCACCGTGTCTTCCAGAAGAGTTTATGAGGGCTACAGCTGTTGGGGCTCTGCCAGGTCCCCTGGGACCAACTACAGCTCCAGTCAGAAACCCTGAGCTTCCTTGAGTGTGGCTCCCCACTTTTCCTGCATTGTGGAACTGACTGAGTACACCAGTTAGGCTGGGGTCTCTTCAGGGGAGGTCACTGGAACAGCGAGCAAGGGACTGGTGCCTCGCTGGTACTGGGTCTCTGGTTTGCTGCAGAGCCATAGGACACTCCCGGCTCCTCAGTAGGACAGACAGACCCAGGCGGGTTTATTTTGGAGGGGTACTTGTGGCATTTTCCTGTATTGTCTTGGACATGGGATGTGGGGAGGTGGAAATGATGAGCAGTAGCATAATTTCTCCCTGTTGGGTTTTAGCCAGTCTGCCAGCAAGCGCATCCTAGCAGGGTCCCCGAGCAGCAGGTTGTGTGGATGAAGGGACAGGCACTTGCATCCAGCTGATCTAGGTCACACCTGGCTCTTGGCTGCCATGTGGCTTATTAACAGCTTCCAGTGGAAGTCGCAATAAACAGTTTTTGGTAAATCTCACCACTGTTTCTTGTTTCTCCTGCCCTGAATGGATTCTCCCCTGCCAGCCTGATATCTGAAGACTAGTGCCTTTGTCTGCGCTGCACTGTTGTAGAAGCTGGGGCCTCAaggccatgagccactgtgttgcCAGGCACTCCAGCTGGCTGCGTGTTCAGCCAGGAAGGGCACAGCAGGCATGGTCTGGTGGCTTTTCCGGTTAGAGATCACTCAGAGTGGCCCAGGCTGCTGGGCTGAGTGCTTTGCCAGAGGCAGCAGGTAGGAAAAAGCCAGATTTTTCTGTTCTCAGAGCCTGACTTCCCC includes:
- the ADPRHL2 gene encoding ADP-ribose glycohydrolase ARH3, whose product is MAAAAMAAAAGGGAGAARSLSRFRGCLAGALLGDCVGSFYEAHDTVDLTSVLRHVQSLEPDPGTPGSERTEALYYTDDTAMARALVQSLLAKEAFDEVDMAHRFAQEYKKDPDRGYGAGVVTVFKKLLNPKCRDVFEPARAQFNGKGSYGNGGAMRVAGISLAYSSVQDVQKFARLSAQLTHASSLGYNGAILQALAVHLALQGESSSEHFLKQLLGHMEDLEGDAQSVLDARELGMEERPYSSRLKKIGELLDQASVTREEVVSELGNGIAAFESVPTAIYCFLRCMEPDPEIPSAFNSLQRTLIYSISLGGDTDTIATMAGAIAGAYYGMDQVPESWQQSCEGYEETDILAQSLHRVFQKSL